Genomic DNA from Borrelia hispanica CRI:
TACAACAAAAGAATACAATGAATATTTAGGTAACCTGTATTGTGATCTCCAAAGAATGGAAATCAGACGTAGGCTTTATGATGATGGGGGTTTTGATGTCTGACATTAATAACATCACATTATCAGGACGCTTAGTTAAAGATTCACTTTTATCTTATAGTAGTACAAATTTAGCTATATTAAATTTTGATATAGCTAATAATATTAAAGTTAAAAGAGAAGGTGAGTGGAGAGATAATGCCCAATTTTTTAATTGTGTATTATTTGGTAAGCGAGCAGAAACTCTTCTTCATTTTCTTCTTAAAGGCAAGCAAGTTGTTGTGCATGGGTCTATGAGACATGAGCAATATAAAGATAAACATAGTGGAGTTGATAAAATTAAAAGCATTATTTTTGTAGATCAACTGAGATTGTTTGGTGGGGATAGTAAGTATCATAATCCTAAAGTTGATATTCCTA
This window encodes:
- a CDS encoding single-stranded DNA-binding protein, whose product is MISKEWKSDVGFMMMGVLMSDINNITLSGRLVKDSLLSYSSTNLAILNFDIANNIKVKREGEWRDNAQFFNCVLFGKRAETLLHFLLKGKQVVVHGSMRHEQYKDKHSGVDKIKSIIFVDQLRLFGGDSKYHNPKVDIP